In one window of Chitinophagales bacterium DNA:
- a CDS encoding glycosyltransferase family 39 protein, producing MRVYQRRLIWLIGFVSIIKLLVAGSMELGNDEVYYWTYALQPDWNHFDHPPMVGLLIRLSTFNLLLVNDLTMRLGAIACSGLAAWLLYRTGDSIAHERTGWYAALIYLAAVYSSIIAGLFIMPDSPQVLFWVWALYLMARLLEQDGRGSHYWLLLGLAIGLATLSKVHGLYLWAGFGLFILISRRNWLKHWALYVGVVITLMCIVPIVYWNYANDFITYKFHSERVTNTSLQWDMLLREILGELAYQNPFVFVAIVLALLRIKQLKYRFLFNDVWVWILCMSVPMIVLFWGVSLFNPTLPHWAGPGYIPLYLLAALYLDSISTYVYPLLIRLAGGLIVFLLAVALLLVNFAPMNFGSQDSEKYGEYCPTLDVSGWKDLGKQVKQLMKQDIDDGRMPPDAAFLSHKWFPAGHLEFYVSKQIGKPLIGAGSLQDIHKFAWLNQTRPQLKIGQDAYCIIPSNMNLKIMDLYGKYFRSIEIPAVIKQMRGGKAVRYFYVYRMHECIALPPMGF from the coding sequence ATGCGTGTTTATCAGCGGCGATTAATTTGGCTGATTGGTTTTGTCAGCATAATTAAACTTCTTGTTGCAGGTTCTATGGAACTGGGCAATGATGAAGTGTATTACTGGACTTATGCATTACAGCCAGATTGGAATCATTTCGATCATCCACCAATGGTGGGCTTGCTGATACGACTCAGTACGTTTAACCTGCTCTTGGTGAATGATCTTACGATGCGTTTAGGTGCAATAGCTTGCAGCGGCCTTGCTGCTTGGTTATTGTATCGTACAGGTGATAGCATTGCGCATGAAAGAACAGGATGGTATGCAGCACTCATTTATTTGGCAGCCGTTTACAGCAGTATCATTGCAGGTTTATTCATTATGCCAGATTCACCGCAGGTATTGTTCTGGGTATGGGCTTTATACCTGATGGCGCGATTGTTAGAGCAGGATGGAAGGGGTAGCCATTATTGGCTATTACTGGGTCTGGCAATTGGGTTGGCTACCTTAAGTAAAGTACATGGTTTATATCTCTGGGCTGGTTTTGGATTGTTCATACTGATAAGCAGAAGAAATTGGTTGAAGCATTGGGCTTTGTACGTCGGTGTTGTAATTACCTTGATGTGCATTGTACCCATTGTGTACTGGAATTATGCGAATGATTTTATCACCTACAAATTTCATTCGGAGCGGGTAACCAATACTTCTTTGCAATGGGATATGCTGTTGCGCGAAATCTTGGGCGAATTAGCTTATCAAAACCCTTTTGTGTTTGTTGCCATTGTCTTGGCTTTATTGCGTATCAAACAGTTGAAATATCGGTTTCTTTTCAATGATGTTTGGGTTTGGATACTTTGTATGAGCGTGCCAATGATTGTCTTGTTCTGGGGTGTATCCTTATTTAATCCTACTTTACCGCATTGGGCAGGTCCGGGATATATACCACTATACCTTCTTGCCGCATTGTATCTGGATAGTATCAGTACCTATGTGTATCCTTTGTTGATCCGATTGGCAGGGGGCTTAATCGTATTTCTGCTGGCAGTAGCTTTATTGCTGGTGAATTTTGCGCCCATGAATTTTGGTAGTCAGGATTCTGAGAAATATGGAGAGTATTGTCCCACGCTGGATGTATCGGGTTGGAAGGATTTGGGTAAGCAAGTAAAGCAATTAATGAAGCAGGATATTGATGATGGAAGAATGCCTCCCGATGCTGCTTTCTTATCGCATAAATGGTTCCCTGCTGGGCATTTAGAATTTTATGTGTCTAAGCAAATAGGCAAGCCACTAATTGGTGCCGGTTCATTACAAGACATACACAAGTTTGCCTGGCTGAATCAAACACGGCCGCAACTGAAAATAGGGCAGGATGCTTATTGTATTATACCTTCTAATATGAATCTCAAGATCATGGATCTATATGGGAAGTATTTCCGGTCTATTGAAATACCTGCAGTGATCAAGCAAATGCGTGGTGGTAAAGCAGTAAGGTATTTTTATGTGTACCGAATGCATGAATGCATTGCACTTCCGCCGATGGGCTTCTAA
- the aroQ gene encoding type II 3-dehydroquinate dehydratase, which translates to MKIAIINGPNLNLLGTREPEVYGAESFEQYFAQLHKAYPNLSFSYFQSNVEGELINELQRVGFDYNGIIFNPGGYTHTSVAIGDAIAAITAPVVEVHISNIAAREDFRKISHVSAKCKGTISGLGLKGYELALQYLIQGK; encoded by the coding sequence ATGAAGATCGCCATTATTAACGGACCCAACCTGAACCTACTCGGCACACGTGAGCCGGAAGTGTATGGTGCTGAAAGTTTTGAGCAATATTTTGCCCAATTGCATAAAGCTTATCCTAATCTGAGCTTTAGTTATTTTCAGAGCAATGTGGAGGGAGAGTTGATTAACGAATTACAGCGCGTGGGTTTTGATTATAATGGTATCATCTTTAATCCAGGTGGATATACCCATACTTCCGTAGCCATTGGCGATGCCATTGCAGCAATTACAGCACCAGTTGTTGAAGTGCATATCAGTAATATCGCTGCGCGTGAAGATTTTCGAAAAATTTCACATGTGTCTGCTAAGTGTAAAGGCACAATAAGCGGTTTGGGTTTAAAGGGATATGAACTGGCTCTGCAATACCTGATTCAGGGTAAATAG
- a CDS encoding DUF1572 family protein: protein MTLAQGFLKDSIKRFKAYKELGDKTFDQLADADFFFRPSPESNSIAIIIQHMYGNMMSRWTNFLTEDGEKSWRKRDAEFEAMDCTKADLLSFWNTGWQVVFNTLESLQEADLMKTVTIRAEPHLVYDVILRQLAHYPYHIGQILYIGKIIRDKDWKSLSIPKGGSDAYLQQMQAQFQQKP, encoded by the coding sequence ATGACACTTGCACAAGGTTTTCTCAAGGATAGCATTAAACGATTTAAAGCGTATAAAGAGCTTGGCGACAAAACATTTGATCAGTTAGCAGATGCAGACTTCTTTTTCCGTCCCTCACCTGAAAGCAATAGTATTGCGATTATCATACAGCACATGTATGGCAATATGATGAGTCGCTGGACCAATTTCCTAACGGAGGATGGCGAGAAATCCTGGCGCAAGCGCGATGCTGAATTTGAGGCCATGGACTGCACCAAAGCTGATCTGCTGAGTTTCTGGAATACAGGCTGGCAGGTTGTTTTCAATACACTGGAAAGCCTGCAAGAGGCGGATTTGATGAAAACAGTCACCATTCGTGCAGAACCGCATCTGGTATATGACGTAATACTGCGTCAGCTGGCACATTACCCCTATCATATTGGCCAGATACTGTATATCGGCAAAATCATTCGGGACAAGGATTGGAAAAGCCTGAGTATACCTAAAGGAGGCAGCGATGCCTATCTCCAGCAAATGCAGGCACAGTTTCAACAAAAACCCTGA
- a CDS encoding TolC family protein, with product MRISIQPYQYVFIGLMALQSCIISAKDQRTPQAVPQSFKTANLQGNQVTDTAQLVKWWDLYQDPVLQQLIRTALDSNRNLLIAATRVEQARLAAANAQVALYPQFGYNTQAGAASVGRDAQRTGTALDGGVFRALGAINWEIDIWGRLKQLSTAAAQELLASEANRKALQVSLIAEVATNYFLLRDLDNRLAIAQSTLAGRKESTRIIAERFSKGYVAELDKLQAEQQEALAAATIPAFQRAIIQTENALGLLLGNFNDTVVRGRANAEQTLVPSIPSGLSSTLLLRRPDIQRAEAAFQAQLARVGVAKTSLYPSLSLTGLLGFASPQLSSLLGSNGFVASGLAGLTGPIFQFGQNKRRIAIQEQALKEAGFAYEQTVITAFRDVNIALTAYRTFDEEYQIRFKQAAAARKALVLSKARYDFGYTSYLEVLIQETNLFEAELQASQALQQKLSSVAGLYRALGGGW from the coding sequence ATGCGTATTAGCATTCAACCATATCAGTATGTGTTTATTGGCCTGATGGCTTTACAATCTTGTATCATCAGCGCCAAAGACCAGCGTACACCACAAGCAGTGCCGCAGTCTTTTAAAACAGCAAATCTTCAGGGTAATCAGGTAACAGATACAGCACAACTAGTGAAGTGGTGGGATTTGTATCAGGATCCTGTATTGCAACAATTGATCAGAACAGCACTTGATAGCAATAGAAATCTCTTGATTGCGGCAACAAGGGTAGAGCAGGCAAGACTGGCTGCTGCTAATGCACAAGTGGCTTTGTATCCACAATTCGGATATAATACGCAAGCAGGTGCGGCCAGCGTTGGCAGAGATGCACAAAGAACAGGCACGGCTTTGGATGGCGGTGTGTTTCGTGCATTGGGTGCCATAAACTGGGAGATAGATATCTGGGGCAGACTAAAACAATTGTCCACTGCTGCAGCACAGGAGCTGCTTGCTTCAGAAGCTAATAGAAAAGCTTTACAGGTAAGCCTGATCGCAGAAGTGGCTACCAATTATTTTCTCTTGCGTGATTTGGATAACCGTTTGGCTATTGCACAAAGCACTTTGGCCGGACGAAAAGAAAGTACCCGCATCATCGCAGAAAGATTCAGTAAAGGATATGTAGCTGAACTGGATAAGCTACAAGCCGAGCAGCAAGAGGCATTGGCCGCTGCAACTATTCCTGCTTTTCAAAGAGCGATTATACAAACTGAAAATGCTTTGGGATTACTACTGGGTAATTTCAATGATACAGTGGTGAGAGGTCGTGCCAATGCTGAGCAAACTTTGGTGCCATCTATTCCTTCGGGCTTATCTTCAACCTTATTGCTCAGGAGACCGGATATTCAACGTGCAGAAGCCGCTTTTCAAGCACAACTTGCTAGAGTAGGTGTGGCCAAAACCAGTTTGTATCCAAGCTTGAGTTTAACAGGTTTGTTGGGTTTTGCCAGTCCGCAGTTGAGTTCTCTACTTGGTAGCAATGGGTTTGTAGCTTCCGGATTGGCAGGGTTAACAGGGCCTATTTTTCAATTTGGTCAGAATAAGCGCAGAATCGCGATTCAGGAGCAAGCTTTGAAGGAAGCAGGTTTTGCTTATGAACAAACAGTAATAACTGCTTTCAGGGATGTTAATATTGCTTTAACTGCATACAGAACATTTGATGAGGAATACCAAATTCGCTTTAAGCAGGCAGCTGCTGCGCGAAAAGCATTGGTATTGTCCAAAGCTCGTTACGATTTTGGTTATACTTCTTACTTAGAAGTGCTGATACAGGAAACCAATTTGTTTGAGGCAGAACTACAGGCGTCTCAGGCATTACAGCAGAAGCTTAGTTCTGTAGCCGGGCTCTATCGTGCATTGGGTGGAGGTTGGTAG
- the ggt gene encoding gamma-glutamyltransferase, with protein sequence MKRFSLQLLLLLAIISSNAQDKFRFAYPGGPVDPYKYEIVKSAVYSKAAVSSAHPIASKVGAEIMRMGGNAFDAAIATQWALAVVYPGAGNIGGGGFLLARKANGELVGIDYREAAPGKAHRDMYLDANGNAQINLSQNGHLASGIPGTVAGLEATMAHAKLKWENLIQPAIDLAEFGFVLSDREANSLNTTRDAFLKNSTKPTAFVKPNMRWRAGDTLVQKELAATLRRIQLLGAKGFYEGQTAELIVAEMERGKGLISLDDLKNYKAKLRTPISFDYKGHQIISFAPPSSGGILLAQMMKMVQNYPLSDWGFHHPKTVQLMIEAERRAYADRAEHMGDPDFWKVPVKTLISDAYVAERMKDYTPDKAGVSSQVKAGFAPQSEETTHLSVMDKDGNMVAVTTTLNGGYGSRTVVGGAGFILNNEMDDFSIKPGVPNMYGAVGGEANAIAPGKRMLSSMTPSLVVKDGKPLIVVGTPGGTTIPTSVYQTILNIIDFNMSALDAVNKPKFHHQWLPDEVYVERDFPEATRAALTAMGYKLVERSAIGRTEVIKVVNGKKETAADKRGDDSVAGY encoded by the coding sequence ATGAAAAGATTTTCGCTTCAGCTTTTACTGCTCCTGGCTATCATCAGCAGCAACGCACAGGATAAATTCCGTTTTGCTTATCCCGGTGGTCCGGTTGACCCCTACAAATACGAGATTGTCAAATCAGCCGTGTACAGCAAAGCGGCTGTCAGTAGCGCGCATCCTATTGCAAGTAAAGTGGGTGCAGAGATCATGCGCATGGGTGGCAATGCTTTTGATGCGGCAATTGCTACACAATGGGCACTGGCAGTTGTGTATCCCGGTGCTGGTAATATTGGCGGTGGTGGTTTTCTGCTTGCGCGAAAAGCCAATGGAGAACTGGTTGGTATTGATTATCGCGAAGCTGCGCCCGGCAAAGCCCATAGAGATATGTATTTAGATGCTAACGGCAATGCACAAATCAATCTCTCTCAAAACGGTCATTTAGCTTCCGGTATACCGGGCACAGTTGCCGGATTAGAAGCCACCATGGCACATGCCAAATTGAAATGGGAAAACCTCATTCAACCTGCGATTGATCTTGCAGAATTTGGATTTGTACTTTCAGATCGGGAAGCGAATAGCCTAAATACAACCAGAGATGCATTCTTAAAAAACAGCACCAAGCCCACCGCTTTTGTTAAGCCAAATATGCGTTGGAGAGCTGGCGATACCTTGGTACAAAAAGAATTGGCTGCAACACTGCGTCGTATTCAGTTATTGGGCGCCAAGGGCTTTTATGAAGGTCAGACAGCAGAACTCATTGTTGCAGAAATGGAACGAGGTAAAGGCCTGATTAGCTTAGACGACTTGAAGAATTACAAAGCCAAATTGCGCACCCCAATCAGCTTCGACTACAAGGGACATCAAATAATCAGTTTTGCACCACCCAGCAGCGGTGGAATTCTGTTGGCACAAATGATGAAAATGGTGCAAAATTATCCGCTGAGCGATTGGGGCTTCCATCATCCAAAAACTGTACAGCTCATGATTGAAGCTGAACGAAGAGCTTATGCCGACAGAGCAGAACACATGGGCGATCCTGATTTCTGGAAAGTACCTGTAAAAACCCTGATTAGTGATGCCTATGTAGCTGAACGCATGAAAGACTACACACCTGATAAAGCTGGTGTGAGCAGCCAGGTAAAAGCAGGCTTCGCTCCACAAAGTGAAGAAACCACACACCTCAGCGTGATGGATAAGGATGGTAATATGGTTGCAGTAACCACTACGCTCAATGGCGGCTATGGTTCCAGAACTGTGGTAGGTGGCGCTGGCTTTATCCTCAATAATGAAATGGATGATTTTAGCATAAAACCGGGCGTTCCCAACATGTATGGTGCTGTTGGTGGAGAAGCAAATGCCATCGCTCCAGGTAAAAGAATGCTTAGCTCCATGACGCCAAGTCTTGTGGTAAAAGACGGCAAGCCACTAATCGTTGTAGGTACTCCTGGTGGCACCACTATCCCAACATCGGTTTACCAAACCATATTAAACATCATTGATTTCAACATGAGTGCATTGGATGCGGTGAACAAACCCAAGTTCCACCACCAATGGTTACCAGATGAAGTCTATGTTGAAAGAGATTTTCCTGAAGCAACAAGGGCTGCATTAACAGCAATGGGTTACAAGCTTGTAGAGCGAAGTGCTATTGGCAGAACAGAAGTAATTAAAGTTGTTAATGGAAAAAAAGAAACAGCAGCCGACAAACGTGGCGATGACAGTGTTGCCGGCTATTAA
- a CDS encoding translocation/assembly module TamB domain-containing protein yields MAFSLFNRADLQGIMIRDLQKDTLLYAGHFRLRITDWFFLKDEATIKFVGLEDAVIKLQRKDSVWNYAFIEDHFSSSDTSKPKPTPSKQKGLQLDLKKIDLKNVRFLQNDLWVGQRMQLKVMGLLADMESVDFNKGIFVLDEVMLDRPGFSLADFDGLRPDSLRRKKKKNEGLYFNDAGIYVQAKKISLKNGYFIEDANLEAADKGFDGEHLRISMLNATFKNFSFQQDTIRADITLSAKEKSGFELRKLKTKFRLTPQIMEFANLDLQTNKSRLGNYYAMKYQDFNKDFNDYIAKVTMEARFINADVHSDDIAFFAPEVKNWNKRANVSGKFLGTVEDFSVDQLALRAGSSTINGQLLMKGLPDINKTLITFNNGTVQTNQRDLTVIVPDLKKLSNPDLAALGNVIFRGNFKGTISDFTTNGLLSTQLGSLSANLSLKLPAKGEPVYTGSLNTKKFNLGKFVAVPQLGIIDFNGKINGSSFMLDKLRTSIDGNFNSLEFNGYTYSNITTNGTFQKKYFNGELKIDDPNFDFTSIVEVDLSKPDPRFNILGDIANADFQQLKFTNDKFGLSGLLDVNFTGNDIDQFLGTAKILNANLTYEGEKLAFDSASLQSIYEQGKRFLVLRSNEFSVIVTGEQYKILDLPNSLQAFFHNYFPSLIPRPAKKPASQNFIVAIKTGVFEKYAPIIDKKLSGLNYLNIVGAVNTSDTGSFYLLGDIPVVKYDQYALYNASINGSGNYKSLNLKIDIKEAQIGDSLTIPQASILLNSANDKSNIHIKTSGINALNEADLFGDVYTLEDGFRLHFNPSSFVLNEKKWKIEKDGELVVRKNFVDAKNVKFTQGFQEISVETEEEDGGNTNNLVMKLNKVVLGDITQLFLKDPRLEGETSGDIRLGDFFGDFTADAQLKAEQFRFNDDSLGLVNVQAFYSSKSGEIKWNIQSPNEGYSFNSKGSYNTKDSITPLNTTIDLYNSKIDLVDLFLSDLFTDIKGCASGQLQIKGNPEKPDLLGKISLRNAGLLVNYTQVYYTIDSAEIKFEEDGINIGEIEIKDKYLNKGLVKGKLYEKGFSNMTFDFDMSTEKLLLIDTKLKDNENFYGRAIGKATMNLKGPESAAKMTLVAEANDSSHIYIPNSYSRESGDADFIVFKEYGTEMTAGDSSSGFNLSVDLDIIANNKVQIDVIIDDLTGDVIKATGNGRLRIKAGSTEPLSMKGRYTIEKGSYNFNFQSIFTKPFLLSGDGNNYIEWNGDPFLADLHIDARYIAENINLGELIGNQNYSFSDKMRGARTDVIVVAELRDKLMQPSIQFRLDFPQGSVARTDPSFQQFINRIERDEAEILKQVSYLIVFGGFAPQGGSNIPGGQTLIASTGINSISSLLTKEVNKAVSNLLYKITGDKSWRFDLNTSVYSSGSLINNVQATSSLDRTRVNFKVGKSLLNDNVIVTFGNDFDFSLGNSSAIANGQVQWLPDFNVEFVLSRDKKLRAIVFSKNSMGVNGNNFGRTNRQGISISYRKDFEKIFGRKEEDEDAGTPAKTDTAASKK; encoded by the coding sequence GTGGCTTTTTCGCTCTTTAACCGTGCCGATTTGCAAGGCATCATGATTCGTGACCTACAAAAAGACACCCTGCTTTATGCCGGGCATTTTAGGCTGCGCATTACCGACTGGTTCTTTCTAAAAGATGAAGCAACCATCAAGTTTGTTGGATTAGAAGATGCAGTTATCAAATTACAACGTAAAGACTCCGTCTGGAACTACGCATTTATTGAAGATCATTTTAGCAGCAGCGATACCAGCAAGCCAAAGCCCACTCCATCCAAACAAAAAGGCCTGCAACTAGACCTGAAGAAAATTGACCTGAAAAATGTACGCTTCTTACAAAATGATCTCTGGGTTGGCCAGCGCATGCAACTAAAAGTCATGGGTCTTTTGGCCGACATGGAATCTGTTGATTTCAACAAAGGCATTTTTGTACTGGATGAAGTGATGCTTGACAGACCAGGATTTAGTCTGGCAGATTTTGACGGTCTACGCCCAGACTCGCTAAGAAGAAAGAAGAAAAAGAACGAAGGATTATATTTTAATGATGCCGGAATTTATGTGCAGGCAAAAAAAATCAGCCTCAAGAATGGCTACTTTATTGAAGATGCTAATCTGGAAGCTGCTGACAAGGGCTTTGATGGTGAACACTTGCGTATTTCCATGTTGAACGCTACTTTCAAAAATTTCAGTTTCCAGCAGGATACCATACGCGCAGACATCACGCTCAGTGCTAAAGAAAAAAGTGGCTTTGAATTAAGGAAGCTGAAAACCAAGTTCAGGCTTACTCCTCAAATTATGGAGTTTGCCAATCTTGACCTGCAAACGAATAAAAGCAGACTGGGTAACTATTATGCGATGAAGTATCAGGACTTCAATAAAGACTTCAATGATTACATCGCAAAAGTTACTATGGAAGCTCGCTTCATCAATGCCGATGTACATAGCGATGATATTGCTTTTTTTGCGCCTGAAGTCAAAAACTGGAATAAGCGCGCAAATGTCAGCGGCAAGTTCCTGGGCACTGTGGAAGATTTTTCAGTTGATCAGCTGGCTTTACGCGCAGGCAGTAGCACCATCAACGGACAACTGTTGATGAAAGGCCTTCCCGATATCAATAAAACACTAATCACTTTTAATAATGGTACAGTACAAACTAACCAAAGAGACCTCACTGTTATTGTACCTGATTTAAAAAAACTAAGCAACCCAGATTTGGCAGCTTTGGGCAATGTGATATTTCGTGGCAATTTCAAGGGAACGATTTCCGACTTTACTACAAATGGATTGCTCAGTACGCAACTCGGTAGCTTAAGCGCCAATCTTAGTCTCAAACTTCCTGCGAAAGGAGAACCTGTTTATACGGGCAGCTTGAATACCAAAAAATTCAACCTAGGAAAATTTGTTGCCGTTCCGCAATTAGGCATTATCGACTTCAATGGAAAGATCAACGGCAGCAGTTTTATGCTGGACAAGCTTCGCACCAGCATTGATGGCAATTTCAACTCTTTAGAATTTAATGGATACACCTATTCCAATATCACTACCAATGGTACTTTTCAAAAGAAATATTTTAATGGCGAATTAAAGATTGATGATCCAAATTTCGACTTTACCAGTATTGTAGAAGTTGATTTATCAAAGCCAGACCCACGCTTCAACATTCTTGGTGATATTGCCAATGCAGACTTTCAACAATTGAAATTCACCAATGATAAATTTGGTTTGTCGGGGCTTTTGGACGTCAACTTTACTGGTAATGATATTGATCAGTTCCTTGGTACGGCCAAAATCTTAAACGCCAATCTTACGTATGAGGGTGAAAAACTGGCTTTCGACTCTGCTTCACTTCAATCAATTTATGAGCAAGGCAAACGCTTTCTTGTATTAAGAAGCAATGAATTCTCCGTTATTGTAACCGGCGAGCAGTATAAAATACTTGATCTGCCAAATAGTTTACAGGCATTCTTCCATAACTACTTTCCTTCTTTAATTCCACGCCCTGCAAAGAAACCAGCTTCTCAGAATTTTATTGTTGCCATTAAAACTGGTGTTTTCGAAAAGTATGCACCTATCATTGATAAAAAACTATCTGGCCTGAATTACTTGAATATTGTAGGTGCAGTTAATACATCAGACACAGGCAGCTTTTATCTTCTCGGAGATATACCAGTGGTGAAATATGACCAATACGCTTTGTATAATGCCAGCATTAATGGAAGCGGCAATTACAAATCGCTCAACCTGAAAATCGATATCAAGGAAGCTCAGATAGGCGATAGTTTAACCATTCCACAAGCCTCTATTCTACTCAATTCAGCAAATGACAAATCCAATATTCATATCAAAACAAGCGGCATCAACGCATTAAATGAAGCCGATTTATTTGGTGATGTTTACACATTAGAAGACGGTTTCAGGCTACACTTCAACCCATCCAGTTTTGTATTGAACGAGAAGAAATGGAAAATTGAAAAAGATGGCGAGTTGGTAGTACGGAAGAATTTTGTGGATGCCAAGAATGTAAAATTCACGCAAGGATTTCAAGAGATCAGTGTTGAGACAGAGGAAGAAGATGGCGGCAATACCAACAACCTCGTCATGAAGCTCAATAAAGTGGTATTGGGCGATATCACTCAGCTTTTCCTAAAAGATCCAAGACTGGAAGGTGAAACAAGCGGCGATATCAGACTGGGCGATTTCTTTGGAGATTTCACAGCGGATGCACAACTGAAGGCAGAACAGTTCCGATTCAATGATGACTCATTGGGATTAGTAAATGTACAGGCCTTCTACAGCAGTAAAAGTGGAGAAATCAAGTGGAATATTCAATCGCCAAACGAAGGCTATTCTTTTAACAGCAAAGGCAGTTATAACACAAAAGACTCTATTACCCCACTGAATACCACCATTGACCTTTACAATTCCAAAATTGATCTGGTTGACCTGTTCCTTTCAGATTTGTTTACAGACATCAAGGGATGTGCCAGCGGACAGTTACAAATAAAAGGTAATCCGGAAAAGCCTGATCTTCTCGGTAAAATCAGTTTGCGCAATGCCGGGCTATTGGTGAATTATACACAAGTGTATTATACCATTGACTCAGCCGAAATAAAGTTTGAAGAAGATGGCATCAACATTGGTGAAATTGAAATAAAAGATAAGTACCTCAACAAAGGCCTGGTAAAAGGCAAGCTTTATGAGAAAGGCTTTAGCAACATGACTTTCGACTTTGATATGTCAACAGAAAAACTGCTCTTGATTGACACCAAGTTGAAAGACAATGAAAATTTCTATGGAAGGGCAATTGGTAAAGCCACCATGAACCTAAAGGGACCAGAATCTGCGGCCAAAATGACTTTGGTAGCTGAAGCCAACGATAGTTCACATATCTATATCCCGAACTCATACAGCAGAGAAAGCGGTGACGCTGATTTTATCGTATTCAAAGAATATGGAACAGAAATGACCGCAGGCGACAGCAGTAGCGGATTCAATCTCTCTGTTGACTTAGATATTATTGCTAACAATAAGGTACAGATTGATGTAATCATCGACGATCTAACCGGTGATGTCATCAAAGCAACTGGCAATGGTCGCTTGAGAATCAAAGCGGGCAGCACAGAGCCACTGAGTATGAAGGGCCGGTATACAATTGAAAAAGGTAGTTACAATTTCAATTTCCAATCCATTTTTACAAAACCATTCCTGCTTTCAGGAGATGGTAATAACTATATTGAATGGAATGGTGATCCCTTTTTGGCTGACCTCCACATTGATGCACGATATATTGCAGAGAACATTAATCTCGGCGAATTGATAGGCAACCAGAACTACAGCTTCAGCGATAAAATGCGCGGAGCCAGAACAGATGTTATTGTAGTAGCTGAGCTAAGAGATAAACTCATGCAGCCAAGTATCCAGTTCCGACTGGATTTTCCACAGGGAAGTGTAGCAAGAACAGACCCTTCCTTCCAGCAATTCATCAACAGAATTGAGCGAGACGAAGCCGAAATATTAAAACAGGTCTCCTATCTGATTGTATTTGGTGGTTTTGCACCACAAGGCGGTAGCAATATACCCGGTGGACAAACACTAATAGCTTCAACAGGAATCAATTCAATCTCTTCGTTGTTGACTAAAGAAGTGAACAAAGCCGTATCCAACCTACTGTACAAAATCACCGGCGACAAATCTTGGCGTTTCGATTTGAATACTTCAGTATATAGCAGCGGTTCATTGATCAATAATGTACAAGCTACTTCATCCTTAGACAGAACCCGAGTGAATTTCAAAGTGGGTAAGAGTTTGCTTAATGATAATGTGATTGTAACTTTTGGCAACGACTTCGATTTCAGCCTTGGCAATAGCTCAGCTATCGCTAACGGACAAGTACAATGGTTGCCGGATTTCAATGTAGAATTTGTGCTTTCACGCGATAAAAAACTCCGTGCGATTGTCTTCAGTAAAAACAGCATGGGTGTTAATGGCAACAATTTCGGACGTACCAACAGACAAGGTATCAGTATCTCTTATAGAAAAGATTTTGAGAAAATTTTTGGTAGAAAAGAAGAAGACGAAGATGCAGGCACACCTGCAAAAACAGACACAGCAGCATCAAAGAAATAA